In Halobacteria archaeon AArc-dxtr1, the sequence GGCGCAGTCATGCAACACCGTACCAATCGAGGGCGAAACAGATAGCTCTGACGACCAGTCAGTCTACCAGGACGTCCGCTGCGCTCGACTGCGATTACTCGGAGACGCCGTTCGTGATCGTCGTGTGGGCGCCGATGAGTGCCCCCGCGAGGTCCAGATTCTCGAGGCGGGTTCCCTCGTCGATGATCGAGCGGCGAACGTCGCCGCTCTGGACGACTGCGTCGGGGAAGATGACCGCGTGTTCGAGGTGGGTGTCGACGAGGGTCGCGCCCTCCATGACGTGGACATTCTCGCCGATCGTGGCGTCCTCCAGGCTCGCGCTCTCGGAGACCAGCGAGTCGCCGTCCAGATGCCAGGCGACGGCGTCGAGATAGCTCTCGGGGGTGCCGATGTCGTACCAGGCGCCCTCGAAGGTGTAGGCGTAGGTCGGCTCCCGGTTCTGGAGCCACTGGACGAACCAGCCGGGCTCGTCGGGGTTGTTGCCGTCTTCTAAGTACGTCGGGAGCAGGGAGAGCGAATCACGGGGGAACGCGTAGCAGGCGATGGAGACGAGCGTGCTCTTGGGGTCGTCGGGTTTCTCCTGGAAATCGACGACGCGGTCGCCCTCGAGATCGACCAGCCCGTAGGATTTGGCCTGGTCGCGCGAGCCGACATCGTAGGCGGCGAGCGTCGGCGCTCCCTTGGCTTCGAAGTAGTCGATGAAGTCGGCGACGGCGAAGCTCATCAGATTGTCGCCGGCGATCACGAGCAGGTCGTCGTCGACGCCCTCCCGATCGATCAGCTGGGCGAGCGCGCCAACGACGCCGAACTTCTCGTCTTCGGCCTCGGTCTCCTCGATCGAGAGCGTCGGTTTCTCGTAGGGCTGGTCCTCGAGGTGGGCCTCGAAATCGGGTGCGAAGCGCTCGTTCGTACTGACGAAGACCTCGTCGATACGGTCGTCAGCCTCGAGCTCGGCAAAGATGCGGTCGATGACGGTCGACTCCCCGATCGGGAGGAACATCTTGGGCCGATGTTTGGTGATTGGCCACATTCGGGTCGCGTATCCGCCAGCAAGCACGACGGCCTTCATAGCCGGCACTTCATCACCGCCATGTAAGTCAGTTACCCCCGCGAGGACGTGGTGACCGTCGCAGTCGAGCCGTCTCCAGCGAAGCCGTCTTTACCCGCTGGGACACAGACGTCCACATGCGGGAAGCAGACGAGACGACGAGACAGCGCCTCGCAGACGCCCTCCGAGAGGAAGCCGCACGCCCGTCAGAGTTGGCTGCCCGGTTGGATCTGACACCCCACGCAGTCGTCGAGCACGTCGAACACGTCGCCCGATCCGTCGAGGGAACCGACGCCGACGAGCAGTTGCTGGTCGCACCGCCGACGTGTCGTGCGTGTGGATTCGACGCGTTCGACGATCCGGTCAACCTCCCCTCGCGATGTCCCTCCTGTAAGAGCGAGGACGTCGCTGAACCGGCGTTTACGATCGAGTGAGCGATCC encodes:
- a CDS encoding transcriptional regulator, with product MREADETTRQRLADALREEAARPSELAARLDLTPHAVVEHVEHVARSVEGTDADEQLLVAPPTCRACGFDAFDDPVNLPSRCPSCKSEDVAEPAFTIE
- a CDS encoding NDP-sugar synthase, which codes for MKAVVLAGGYATRMWPITKHRPKMFLPIGESTVIDRIFAELEADDRIDEVFVSTNERFAPDFEAHLEDQPYEKPTLSIEETEAEDEKFGVVGALAQLIDREGVDDDLLVIAGDNLMSFAVADFIDYFEAKGAPTLAAYDVGSRDQAKSYGLVDLEGDRVVDFQEKPDDPKSTLVSIACYAFPRDSLSLLPTYLEDGNNPDEPGWFVQWLQNREPTYAYTFEGAWYDIGTPESYLDAVAWHLDGDSLVSESASLEDATIGENVHVMEGATLVDTHLEHAVIFPDAVVQSGDVRRSIIDEGTRLENLDLAGALIGAHTTITNGVSE